The sequence below is a genomic window from Globicephala melas chromosome 14, mGloMel1.2, whole genome shotgun sequence.
CCGCCGCTCTCCGCTCATCCTCCGCAGCCGGGCCGGCCCGCTGCTCACTTGAGCAAGTCCTTGGACTCGGCCGACAGCCGGGCCATGTTGGCGGTGGAGAGAGCGGACAGGTGCGGCGGCGGCATCTGGCAGATGGCGCAGGGGCAGGGCAGCCCGGCCCAGTGCTGGAAGCCGCTGCCCAGCTGCAGCGCGGGCGGGGTGGAGGGCGCCTTGAGCAGCGAGTGGGGAGGCCGGATGGTGCCGATGGCGGGCAGCGAGGCGGCGGACAGCGGGGACGAGGCGGTGCCGGACGAGAGCGCGCCTCCCAAGATGGGGTGCACCGGGTGCACGGCGTTGGCGGCGTGCGCTGGGTGGCCGGCCGAGTGGCCCACAGTCCCGCAGTGGAAGGCCGAGTGGTGGCCCCCGTAGATCTCACCAACCAACCTCTTCATCTCCTCCAGGGAGCTGGTGAGCATGAGGATGTAGTTTCTGGCCAGCAGGAGAGTGGCGATCTTGGAGAGCTTGCGCACCGAGGGCCCGTGAGCGTAGGGCATGACTTCGCGTAGCCCGTCCATGGCGAGGTTCAGGTCGTGCATCCGCTTGCGCTCGCGTCCGTTGATCTTCAGCCGCAACTGCTGTAGGTCCTGCTCCGACAACTGCTTCTTGATTTTGTACTTGCTGCTCTCGCCCGCGGCTTTGGCGCCGGCCCGCGAAAGGCTTTCCCCGGGCATCTTCTGCACCATGTCGCCCTGCGTGGACGAGACCGAGTTGAGACGGCTCtcctggtggtggtgatggcggtggtggtggtCCCTCAGATACATCTCATCCATGTCCGGAGATGAAGCTCTGCTGGAGACAGAGCTCGAATCAGAATTCATTTTATTACAGGGGATGCGGCCCTACTGTGGTGAGACTttaggaaggaaatgaaagaaaaccttgaatgaaaaaaaaaaaaaagctgcagccCAGTAACCCACGTCTCAGCAgcaagaaataagaagaaaagctGAGGCACTGCCTTTCCCcgcctttctccctccccactcccctctctcTGGTTTGGCTGTTTCCTGGACAGTAGTTGGTGTGTGCTTGAACTCAACTCACGCTGAAAAAGAGGGGCTTTTATAGAGCTGCGGCggagaaaagagacaaaaggagCCCTCCTATCTATCCTGGGCTGGTTAGGATGACGTGGAGTCATTCAGGGCGGTGCGCTTTGCTGTCCCATTTAGCAAGGATTCCTATTCATATTCATTGTGGGGCCGCCCAGGGACACCTCTGCTCAGAAGCGCTAGGAGCCCCCAGGCACAAAACCCTCTGATTGACACACTCACTGCTCCAGCTCGCGccttctggatttttttaaaaaaactttccttcCCTCCACTCCCCTTCCTGATTTCCCTAACCAAGTCACACCTAAAGGAAccgaaggaagggaaggaaagggggcCAGGAGGAGATTCTCTGGGGATGGAAAGAGGAATTGAAACATTCTCTCCTCCCTTTCACAGCTACTCCCAAGTTTTTGGAAAATGTAGGCAAAAGAAGTCTCAGTGGAATGGTTTCAAGGACAGAGATGCAGATGAAGGGCAGGTTCAATGTGCTGGAGGTCGGGGCGGGAGGGGCAAGAGAATGCCTGTCGATGTGCACGCACTGCCTGAAGTTTATTTCATTAGGCTTCTCTCCCTAAACATTGACATtgtgttcattttgtttattgggCCCTCCGGTGTGGTTTGAATGGGATGTCCATATCTGGTGACGGGTATGCCCCCTGACACTGTTGTGGAGATGGGTTTCTTGctttttatatcttctctttcGTTTTGAAAAATAGATTACTGAAAGAATTTCAATTTTGTCAGATTCTGTAACTTCTTAGACCTGGAACTGAGGAGACAAACCAACCGTGGCGTTTACAATAAGAGCCACTTGAGaaatggaggagaggaaaagcAGCCGAGGAGGCGGGAGGGAGTTAAGGATTGGAAAGGTTCCCAAGAACTCCAGGGGAGATTGCTCCTGCCCTGCCTACCCCGCAGCCCCTGGACCCCGGCGCTAGCTGAAGATGGAGGGGCGGCCCCTGCCTGCGGCTCGGCTGGAGGGCCTCTGACTGCTGTGCGTGCGCGCGGAGAGAGCATCTGCAGCTCAGCGCCACGCGGCCGGGGCGGGTGGCTTCATCCGGCTGGGGCCGCCCCACATCAGCGGTCCAGGGAGAGCGGGAGCTCAGCGTCAAAAAATAcaccacgtgtgtgtgtgtgtgtgtgtgtgtgtgtgtgtgtgtgtgtgtgtgattcggCACCATAAGGATCTGAAGAGCCCCTTATGCGTGCGCGCGTGGGCCCTGCGCTCCCACGCACAGTCCATTCTGGGGATAAAGAGGAGGCCTGGAGTTTGTAGCCTTCGGTTCGCGTGCGGAGCTCGGTGCCGATCTTTCTTCCGTCTTGCTGTGCTTTTGTCAGTCGGAACTAGCTAAGCAGCGTGAGGGGCGACAAGGCAGAAATTCCCGGAAGGGAAACTGCCCCGGCGGCGGCCTCTAGAAAAACGTGGGCACCGCCAAGCTCCGGGCTCAGAGGAACCAGAGACAAGTGCTAGGTTATGGCTGAGTGTCTGGGTGGAAAGTGCGAACCCGAAACAATCCCGGAACCTCGAGCAGTTGGGGCCTCACACAGAGCGGCAGAGTCACTGCAAGCCTCCAGGACTTGTTAGGTAAAAGAGGCCTCACTTTCCATTGACACAAATCGAGCGGTCAACAGAAGAGGGACGCACGCCCAGGGCCGGAGTTTGCGCGCTCCGCGAGACTGTGTCTCGTAGACGGTCACGCCGCGAAAGCAGCACTGGCAGTACAAGTCGGGTGGGGAGACGCAGTGTTGGAACGGATGCTTTTTCTACACcgacttttgcttctctgtaaagaaaaaaataaaggaaatggccAACACCGCTTGTCAAGGCCAGGACCTTAGTGCCCCTGAAGATTGGACACAAGCCTTTTATCCTCCTGTCGCCTACACCTCCATAGAAGGAAAGTTTCTTAAAACGGAGAATCCAAGAGATTCGATTGGATGTGAAAAGACTGATGTCCAAACGCACTCCTAATATCCAAGCAAAAGGAATTGTTCGTAATTCACTGGACTCGCCCATTTGAACTCAGATAATGACATCCCCCGAGCTGCTTTTGAGCAAAAGGCTTCCAGAACATCTGCATACATTCGGACACCGCCCCAGGCGATGGAAGGAAGCTGGGGAAGAGGCGTGGTCCGGACCACAGGCTTCAGCGGCTTTCCTGCTGATCAAGGTGTGGGGCAGAGAGTGCTCGACAGGAGCCAAAGCGACTTCCCTGCCTTTGGGCCAATGCACAGGCCTGGCTCCCGTCGTCCTCCAGATCCACCTTCCTGACCCTTGGGCATCGACGTCTGTCCTTCCCATGCCCCAAATGAGAATGCTGCTGCTCAGTTTTGATTTCGGGAAGTAGCAAAGTCTAGTTTGAGCAGAAGGGTTGCAAATGAAGGAGTAGAAAAAATCTTGCCGCTGAAAagtattttaccttttaaaaaaaaatccctattttCTCAGGGGACAATATGAAATAAAGGGTTaaatctcccctccccccgccccgccaatCAATAGAGAAGGTAAAATTGCagggggaaaaggggtggggagaagtggaAGTCCTCCCAATACAAACTGAATAACTCACTTGGGCTGAAGGGACTGGGGCCGGGGTTCTGGGAGTCGGATCCAGAAGCTTCTCTGCCTCCGCACCTCCTTTCCACGGAGACAGGCACATAGGCGACCGCGGCCAGCTCCGAGGGGGGCTGCGCTGGGCGGGGAAGGGGCGACAGGGCCTCGCTTGCACCGACCAGACCCTCTCCATCCCGAAGGGGCTTTTGGCTGCAGTAACGCGGCGGTGCTTGGAGTGGCAGATCTGCCATGTCTTGGCCGGGGGCCCTTGGTCGCAGTTAGGGATGCGTCCTCTCTCCCTGATCGCCCTCTGCTTTCCCCAAGGGCCGCTTTGTGTGAGTGTGGAATGGTGCAAGGTCCAGGGCCCCAGCAAGGCAAGCACTTTTAGCGAGGCCTTCCAGGAGTCCCAGACTCTCCTAGGAGGCTTGTTTCCCTcggaaaagagagagagtgagtgaagGAGCCACAACTTTGCTCGCCAAAAAATGGGTTGATACTCGCCAGGGCCCAAAAGACAGAGATGTCCACCAGGCAGCGCTGGCGCTGCTCCCACACGCTTGCCTCGCGGAGTCATTGTGGACCCTGAGAGTTCACTTCCACTCGACTCCTCCACCCTTGGGCTCGGCCCCTCGGGATAAGCCCCCGAGCCCGAAACGGAGCAGGCTCCGAGCCCACGAGGGCAAGCAGACGGATTTCCTTCCATGGGCCGTCTCTCCATCCACCACCGCCGGCGGGTGCGAGGAGGGGAGTGGAAGGGAGCCAGCGTTGGGCCGAGCCTGCGGCAGCCCAGAGTGGCCTCAGCCAGAGACGCGCCGTGCCCTTGGCCCTGGCCGAGGGCTCCTTCAGAGGGCTCAGGCGGGCCCGGAGCGGAGAGGACGACGGGGCCGCGCTCTCTCGGGCCACACGCCGCGCCCTGGCGGCCGGggtgggcggcggcggcggagggggTTGGTCCCCTGGCAACAGGTGCGTCCCAAGGCCCGCGGGCTGCTTCCAGCCCTGCCGTCCTGGCTCCGGAAAGAGCCTGTGAGTTTCTCAGCCTTTGCATAGCACTTGAAAAGTAGCGGGTCGGCGCGCGGACCCGATACGGAGATACGTGCCCCGGGCGCACAGCCTCAGCTCTGCATCCCCACACAGGACGCAACCCCGGCTCCCGGGGACCGCGCGCTCCAGAGGCTGCGGGGCTCCTCCTGACCCCTTCCCACCTCCAGATCGCCGGGGACCGTGTCTTACCCGATGCCTGGGGCGTGCAGCTCGGTGCCCGACGCCCACCGCTCCGCAGTTCCAGCCACCGAGTTCCTCTCCAGAAGCTGCCGCTCTACCCGAGGCCGCGGCGATTTGGGCTCAGGAGcgacccctccccaacccctcgtAAGAGTCCAGCGACGAATGTCACGCTGGCTGACCTGCCAGGCGGCTACTGTGAGGAACCGGTCAATCCGCAGCGTCCGCGGGCTTCTCTGGCTCAAGCCTCAAACTTGACCGGCAGAAACTTTGGCCAAGACCGAACAGCAGGAGGCTGCCCTGTGGGATTCACCTTTTAACCCAATCCCCCTTCcaaaacaaaagagataaaagggaAACCCAGATATCTCTAAAGATGCTCCGTCATGTGCAACTGGAGCAAAAGCCTAAAAACTAGTTGACCACGGAGGAACTTCTCAAAAAGTAGTTTCTTTATCTGCTGAGTAAAACATTCACTTCACAACAATAGCAATGGCGGCCAGGTCATCCAGACTGTTAGGTTGATCAAAGAAGccgttatcaaaaaaaaaaaaaaaatga
It includes:
- the OLIG3 gene encoding oligodendrocyte transcription factor 3, with the protein product MNSDSSSVSSRASSPDMDEMYLRDHHHRHHHHQESRLNSVSSTQGDMVQKMPGESLSRAGAKAAGESSKYKIKKQLSEQDLQQLRLKINGRERKRMHDLNLAMDGLREVMPYAHGPSVRKLSKIATLLLARNYILMLTSSLEEMKRLVGEIYGGHHSAFHCGTVGHSAGHPAHAANAVHPVHPILGGALSSGTASSPLSAASLPAIGTIRPPHSLLKAPSTPPALQLGSGFQHWAGLPCPCAICQMPPPHLSALSTANMARLSAESKDLLK